The following are from one region of the Coffea eugenioides isolate CCC68of chromosome 2, Ceug_1.0, whole genome shotgun sequence genome:
- the LOC113763459 gene encoding uncharacterized protein LOC113763459, which produces MAIPLRRRTNIRSLSSEMKVSKSTLHRRIKEGAIRPHSNALKPQLTDQNKQVRLNFCLSMLEPESLNSNPTFMSMFNVVHIDEKWFYMTKECEKYYLHPQEEEPLRTCKSKKFIVKVMFLAAVARPRFDCSGNPTFDGKIGIFPFVFKEPAKRSSKNRMAGTLETKPILSVTKEVYRRCLIEQVLPAIHAKWPRDGGSVTEILIQQDNAKPHINPTDPVFIEAASRDGFDIHLSFQPPNSPDMNVLDLGYFRAIQSLQHQEAPLSIDELILAVEKSFDQLSSESLNNVFLTLQSCMVEVMKNLGGNNYKVPHIGKHHLMKESCLPLQIECEKELVNQVLSHMQA; this is translated from the coding sequence ATGGCAATTCCTCTCCGGCGCCGGACAAATATCAGGTCACTTTCCAGTGAAATGAAAGTGTCCAAATCAACCCTTCACCGACGAATTAAAGAAGGTGCTATAAGGCCACACTCAAATGCACTCAAACCACAATTGACAGATCAGAATAAGCAAGTAAGGCTTAACTTTTGCTTGTCAATGCTTGAACCAGAAAGTCTCAACAGCAATCCAACATTTATGAGTATGTTCAATGTTGTGCATATTGATGAAAAGTGGTTTTACATGACTAAAGAATGTGAAAAATATTATCTTCATCCTCAAGAAGAAGAACCTCTTAGGACATGTAAGAGCAAAAAGTTCATTGTGAAAGTTATGTTCCTAGCTGCTGTTGCTCGACCACGTTTTGACTGCTCTGGTAACCCAACATTTGATGGAAAAATTGggatttttccttttgtattCAAAGAACCAGCAAAGAGGAGTAGTAAAAATCGTATGGCAGGTACATTAGAAACTAAGCCAATATTGTCAGTGACCAAGGAAGTATATAGGAGATGTTTAATTGAACAGGTTTTGCCTGCAATACATGCTAAATGGCCACGGGATGGTGGTAGTGTTACTGAAATTTTGATCCAACAGGATAATGCAAAACCACATATTAATCCCACTGATCCTGTATTTATTGAAGCTGCTTCTAGAGATGGATTTGATATTCACTTGTCATTTCAGCCTCCTAATAGTCCGGACATGAATGTTCTTGACTTGGGATATTTTAGAGCTATACAATCCTTGCAACATCAAGAAGCACCATTGTCAATTGATGAGCTAATTCTTGCTGTGGAAAAGTCATTTGATCAATTATCAAGTGAAAGTCTAAACAATGTTTTCTTAACATTGCAATCATGTATGGTAGAGGTGATGAAAAATCTTGGGGGAAATAACTATAAAGTGCCACACATTGGGAAGCACCATTTAATGAAAGAAAGTTGTCTTCCACTGCAAATAGAATGTGAAAAAGAACTTGTGAATCAAGTTCTAAGTCATATGCAAGCGTGA